A single genomic interval of Trichosurus vulpecula isolate mTriVul1 chromosome 6, mTriVul1.pri, whole genome shotgun sequence harbors:
- the TRAF6 gene encoding TNF receptor-associated factor 6 yields the protein MSLVNCEDSCGANQPDSDCCAAMASACSTGAKEDSVNGSTIPGNLSSSLMDEIQGYDVEFDPPLESKYECPICLMALREAVQTPCGHRFCKACIVKSIRDAGHKCPVDNEILLENQLFPDNFAKREILSLTVKCPNEGCLLKMELRHLEDHQTHCEFALAECPQCHLSFRKYLLHNHMLMECPRRQVSCVNCAAPMPFEEKEFHDQNCPLATVFCEYCNTMLIREQMPNHYDIDCPIAPIPCTFSTFGCREKMQRNHLARHLQEDTLAHMRMMAQAIENISIAAFNSGLPPRETPPYDGSSISRTSSGCPLDVQNFQETIQQLESRLVIQDHQIRELTAKMETQSACVGDLKRTIRTLEDRIAEMEAQQCNGIYIWKINNFGMHLKSQEEEKPVVIHSPGFYTGKPGYKLCMRLHLQLPSAQRCANYISLFVHTMQGEYDSHLPWPFQGTIRLTILDQSEAPVRQNHEEIMDAKPELLAFQRPTIPRNPKGFGYVTFMHLQALRQRTFIKDDTLLVRCEVLTRLDMSSLRREGFQPRSTDAGV from the exons ATGAGTCTGGTAAACTGTGAAGACAGCTGCGGTGCCAACCAGCCAGACAGCGACTGTTGTGCTGCCATGGCCAGTGCCTGTAGCACCGGCGCAAAGGAGGACAGTGTGAATGGGAGCACCATTCCTGGGAACCTTTCTAGCTCCCTGATGGATGAGATTCAAGGCTATGATGTGGAGTTTGATCCACCCCTTGAAAGCAAATATGAGTGTCCCATCTGTCTGATGGCTTTGCGGGAAGCTGTGCAAACCCCATGTGGCCATCGGTTCTGCAAAGCCTGCATCGTCAAGTCAATAAG AGATGCAGGTCACAAATGCCCTGTAGACAATGAAATACTGCTGGAAAATCAGCTATTTCCTGACAACTTTGCTAAACGGGAAATCCTCTCACTTACGGTGAAATGTCCGAATGAAGGTTGCCTGCTGAAGATGGAACTGAGGCATCTAGAG GATCACCAGACACATTGTGAGTTTGCCCTTGCAGAATGCCCACAGTGCCACCTTTCCTTTCGGAAATATCtccttcacaatcatatgctCATGGAATGTCCAAGGAGACAAGTGTCATGTGTGAATTGTGCTGCTCCAATGCCCTTTGAAGAGAAAGAG TTCCATGACCAGAACTGCCCATTGGCAACAGTCTTCTGTGAATACTGCAACACCATGCTTATCCGGGaacag atgCCTAATCACTATGATATAGACTGCCCCATAGCTCCAATTCCATGTACTTTCAGTACATTTGGGTGTCGTGAGAAG ATGCAGAGGAATCATTTGGCACGCCACCTGCAAGAGGACACTCTGGCCCACATGCGAATGATGGCCCAGGCCATCGAGAATATCAGCATTGCAGCTTTCAATTCTGGGCTCCCCCCCCGGGAGACCCCTCCCTACGATGGCAGCTCCATATCCCGGACCTCCTCGGGATGCCCCCTGGATGTTCAGAACTTCCAAGAAACCATCCAGCAGTTGGAGAGTCGCCTTGTGATACAAGACCATCAAATCCGAGAGCTGACTGCTAAGATGGAAACGCAGAGCGCTTGTGTGGGGGACCTCAAACGGACCATTCGAACCCTTGAGGACAGAATTGCTGAGATGGAGGCGCAGCAGTGCAATGGCATTTACATCTGGAAGATTAACAACTTTGGGATGCACTTGAAATCTCAAGAAGAAGAGAAGCCTGTCGTCATCCATAGCCCTGGATTCTATACTGGCAAACCTGGCTACAAGCTCTGCATGCGCCTTCACCTGCAGCTGCCAAGCGCTCAGCGCTgcgctaactatatttccctttttGTCCACACGATGCAAGGTGAGTATGACAGCCATCTTCCCTGGCCCTTCCAGGGCACAATACGCCTTACTATTCTCGATCAGTCTGAAGCACCTGTGAGGCAGAATCATGAAGAGATCATGGATGCCAAACCAGAGCTGCTTGCCTTCCAGAGGCCCACCATCCCCCGGAACCCCAAAGGTTTTGGCTATGTGACTTTCATGCACTTGCAAGCCCTCCGGCAAAGGACCTTCATTAAAGATGATACTTTACTTGTTCGTTGTGAGGTTTTGACACGCCTGGACATGAGTAGCCTAAGGAGGGAGGGCTTTCAGCCACGAAGTACTGATGCAGGGGTATAG